Proteins co-encoded in one Vibrio fortis genomic window:
- the pseG gene encoding UDP-2,4-diacetamido-2,4,6-trideoxy-beta-L-altropyranose hydrolase, which yields MNIIIRVDASTHIGSGHVMRCLVLAKALKEKKHSVSFVCRTQLGDMIGFIQDQEFDVVSLGYVTPEVEPTHSADYLAWLQCSVEKDAKDFLSKISDADIVITDHYAIGKEWQSIIRNTLNCRIMAIDDLAREHDADLVLDQTLGREKDAYANIEHVLTGTKYALLNSYFPALREQACKRITPQGDVKILVSMGGIDAPNATLAVLAQLSTLENIEVTVLLSPRSPHYISVKSYCQTKPNIKHIDFVSNMAHEMVNHDISIGAPGTTSWERACLGLPSIIIPLADNQVDNCVALVKASAVKLVDFNSIGSNLVPSYQELIDDYEVYVKCNLDICDGLGVMRVVNEIEKNHQSSITLRSAAIEDIDITYQWQSTPLVRKYFKHPEVPTRNEHRKWMLKVIKNIYIDLFIIQNDGVDVGSVRVDKNKSLNNGEISILIAPEFHGLNFAKRALIEVKKKYSSYTLTAFVHIDNQPSQHLFESSGFTRLDENNFVWYSNE from the coding sequence ATGAATATTATTATAAGAGTAGATGCCTCAACCCATATAGGAAGCGGGCATGTCATGCGATGCTTAGTGTTAGCTAAAGCACTGAAGGAAAAAAAACATTCTGTATCTTTTGTATGTCGCACTCAACTAGGCGACATGATCGGTTTTATCCAAGATCAGGAATTCGATGTTGTTTCCTTAGGGTATGTTACTCCTGAAGTTGAGCCTACACATAGTGCTGACTATCTTGCGTGGTTACAGTGCTCTGTAGAGAAAGACGCAAAAGATTTTTTATCGAAAATTAGTGACGCAGACATTGTAATAACAGATCACTATGCGATTGGAAAAGAATGGCAATCCATTATCCGAAATACACTAAATTGTCGTATCATGGCAATTGATGATTTGGCGAGAGAGCATGATGCTGATTTAGTGTTAGATCAAACGTTAGGTCGCGAGAAAGACGCATATGCTAATATAGAGCATGTACTTACTGGCACTAAATATGCGCTGTTGAATTCATACTTCCCAGCATTACGTGAGCAAGCATGCAAAAGGATCACTCCGCAGGGGGATGTAAAAATTCTTGTGAGTATGGGCGGAATTGATGCTCCTAATGCAACATTAGCCGTTTTAGCGCAGCTATCAACTTTGGAGAATATCGAGGTAACAGTATTATTGAGTCCAAGATCTCCTCATTACATTAGTGTTAAATCATACTGTCAAACCAAGCCCAACATAAAACACATTGACTTCGTAAGCAACATGGCGCATGAAATGGTGAACCATGACATTTCTATCGGAGCTCCCGGAACAACATCTTGGGAGCGGGCATGTTTAGGTTTGCCTAGTATTATTATTCCGCTAGCAGATAATCAAGTTGATAACTGTGTTGCATTAGTTAAAGCTTCAGCTGTAAAGTTGGTTGATTTTAATTCCATTGGTTCAAATCTCGTACCATCTTACCAAGAATTAATCGATGATTACGAGGTTTATGTTAAGTGCAATTTAGATATTTGTGATGGTTTGGGTGTTATGAGGGTCGTTAATGAAATTGAGAAAAATCATCAATCGAGTATCACTTTAAGATCTGCAGCTATTGAAGATATAGATATTACTTATCAATGGCAATCTACCCCATTAGTAAGAAAGTATTTCAAACATCCAGAAGTGCCTACTCGAAATGAACATCGAAAATGGATGCTTAAAGTAATTAAGAATATATATATTGATTTGTTTATTATTCAAAATGATGGTGTTGATGTTGGAAGTGTAAGAGTTGACAAAAATAAGTCTCTAAACAATGGTGAAATTTCTATTCTTATTGCTCCTGAATTTCATGGACTTAACTTTGCCAAGCGAGCACTTATTGAAGTCAAGAAAAAATATAGTTCATATACATTGACAGCATTCGTCCATATAGACAATCAACCTTCACAGCACCTTTTCGAGAGTTCAGGATTTACTCGTTTAGATGAAAATAATTTTGTGTGGTATTCAAATGAATGA
- the wecB gene encoding non-hydrolyzing UDP-N-acetylglucosamine 2-epimerase, which produces MKKILTVFGTRPEAIKMAPLVRALSEDNRFEAKCCVTAQHREMLDQVLEIFDITPDYDLDLMKAGQTLNQVTATILTKLKLVLEEFEPDVVLVHGDTATTFAASLAAYYEQIPVGHIEAGLRTGNIYSPWPEEANRKLTGALTQFHFAPTNNSRENLIRENYSEDDITVTGNTVIDALLMVKESLDTNRDLKNELTNSFPFIDKDKKLVLVTGHRRESFGGGFERICEAIAKVATMHPEVQIVYPMHLNPNVREPVNRILAGIDNVFLIEPQQYLPFIYLMGQSHIILTDSGGIQEEAPSLGKPVLVMRDTTERPEAVEAGTVKLVGTNVDVIVSSIHELLTDETAYQKMSFAHNPYGDGKACERILTKLAQ; this is translated from the coding sequence ATGAAAAAAATACTAACTGTTTTTGGTACTCGGCCCGAAGCAATAAAAATGGCTCCTCTAGTAAGAGCTTTATCTGAAGATAACCGGTTTGAAGCAAAGTGTTGTGTAACAGCTCAACATCGCGAAATGTTAGATCAAGTTCTAGAGATATTTGACATTACTCCGGACTATGACCTTGATTTGATGAAAGCAGGTCAGACACTAAACCAGGTTACAGCGACAATCTTAACCAAGTTAAAGCTTGTATTAGAAGAGTTTGAGCCAGATGTGGTTTTAGTTCATGGAGATACAGCTACTACATTTGCTGCAAGCCTGGCGGCCTATTATGAACAGATCCCAGTAGGGCACATCGAAGCAGGACTAAGGACGGGAAACATCTACTCTCCTTGGCCAGAAGAAGCAAATCGAAAATTAACAGGAGCCCTGACTCAATTTCATTTTGCTCCGACCAATAATTCACGAGAGAATTTAATTCGAGAGAATTATTCTGAAGATGATATTACTGTTACCGGAAATACAGTAATTGACGCTTTGTTGATGGTTAAAGAAAGCCTTGACACCAATCGTGATCTCAAAAATGAACTAACGAATAGCTTTCCTTTTATTGATAAAGATAAAAAACTTGTGTTGGTAACAGGTCATCGTAGGGAAAGTTTTGGTGGGGGCTTTGAGCGTATCTGTGAAGCGATTGCAAAGGTAGCAACAATGCACCCTGAAGTTCAAATCGTGTACCCTATGCACCTCAACCCTAATGTTCGAGAGCCTGTCAATCGTATTTTAGCTGGTATAGATAATGTGTTTTTGATTGAACCTCAACAATACCTGCCGTTTATCTACTTAATGGGGCAATCTCATATTATTTTGACTGATTCTGGCGGAATTCAGGAAGAAGCTCCTTCTTTAGGAAAGCCAGTACTTGTTATGAGAGATACTACTGAGCGACCAGAAGCTGTAGAAGCAGGTACTGTAAAACTCGTCGGTACAAATGTGGACGTAATTGTCTCCAGTATTCATGAATTATTAACCGACGAAACGGCATACCAAAAGATGAGTTTTGCACACAACCCTTATGGGGACGGTAAGGCTTGTGAAAGAATTTTGACTAAATTAGCGCAGTAA
- a CDS encoding PIG-L deacetylase family protein, which produces MNSILIVTAHPDDEVFGCGGTIARHISNGDKVAIHFMTDGVSARDYDNSVEAQIRKESALIALNELGVDADNVTFGDFPDNQMDTVPLIKVAKSVEESLAKVKPRIIYTHFSDDLNVDHRITHQAVMTACRPQSHSTVKEIYCYEVMSSTEWNSHSQNKFNPNKHINIDDFWSKKLAALNAYSRELRAFPHSRSIEAIEALAIWRGASVGLNKAEAFQIERIIEV; this is translated from the coding sequence ATGAACTCTATATTAATTGTCACCGCACATCCTGATGATGAAGTTTTTGGTTGTGGTGGTACTATTGCACGGCATATTAGTAATGGCGACAAGGTCGCTATTCATTTTATGACAGATGGTGTTTCTGCTCGTGATTACGATAATAGTGTTGAAGCTCAAATCAGAAAAGAATCAGCGCTCATTGCACTCAATGAGTTAGGTGTAGATGCCGATAATGTTACATTCGGTGATTTTCCTGATAATCAAATGGATACGGTCCCTCTAATTAAAGTTGCCAAATCAGTTGAAGAGTCGCTTGCCAAAGTTAAACCTAGAATTATATATACGCATTTTTCTGATGATTTAAATGTTGATCACAGAATCACACACCAAGCGGTGATGACAGCTTGCCGTCCTCAAAGTCACTCAACAGTAAAAGAAATTTACTGTTATGAGGTTATGTCGTCAACAGAATGGAATTCTCATAGCCAAAACAAGTTTAACCCAAATAAGCACATAAATATTGATGACTTTTGGAGTAAAAAATTGGCAGCGCTGAATGCATATAGTCGGGAGTTGAGGGCTTTCCCTCATAGCCGTAGCATAGAAGCTATTGAAGCATTAGCTATATGGCGGGGAGCTAGTGTTGGTTTAAATAAGGCTGAGGCATTTCAAATTGAAAGGATAATAGAAGTATGA
- the wecC gene encoding UDP-N-acetyl-D-mannosamine dehydrogenase, whose product MSFETISVVGLGYIGLPTAAMFASRKKKVIGVDVNVDTVDTINKGEIHIVEPDLDMIVHAAVTEGYLKAVLTPEPADAFLIAVPTPFKSCDEKGNIPEPDLKFIQAAAIAIAPVLKKGNLVILESTSPVGATELLAGWLAEERPDLTFPQHKGSDADVNVAHCPERVLPGHVVRELVENDRVIGGLSTRCSERSVELYKTFVKGECVQTNARTAEMAKLTENSCRDVQIAFANELSIICEQLDIDVWELIDLANRHPRINILQPGPGVGGHCIAVDPWFIVSKTPNEAKIIHTARQVNDFKPRWVIDKVKVAIADVLLENPEKRAEDVTIACYGVAFKPNIDDLRESPALSISMELDSIHSGTVLVVEPNVHRLNLTRGGIELVDFEYASTQADIHLLLVDHNEFKVMRPDRGLVLDMKGIWK is encoded by the coding sequence ATGTCTTTTGAGACTATTTCAGTTGTAGGTCTTGGTTATATAGGGCTTCCCACTGCAGCAATGTTTGCATCTCGAAAAAAGAAAGTAATTGGAGTTGATGTAAACGTTGATACGGTTGATACGATCAATAAAGGTGAAATTCATATAGTAGAACCTGACTTAGATATGATTGTTCACGCCGCTGTAACAGAAGGGTACCTAAAGGCAGTATTGACCCCTGAGCCTGCAGACGCATTTTTGATTGCAGTACCAACCCCATTCAAAAGTTGTGATGAAAAAGGAAATATTCCTGAGCCCGACTTGAAGTTCATACAAGCCGCGGCCATAGCGATTGCGCCGGTTTTGAAGAAAGGCAACCTAGTAATACTAGAGTCAACTAGTCCGGTTGGTGCTACCGAATTATTGGCTGGATGGCTTGCTGAAGAAAGGCCTGACTTGACATTTCCTCAGCATAAGGGAAGTGATGCTGACGTTAATGTTGCTCATTGTCCAGAGAGAGTTCTGCCTGGGCATGTAGTTCGTGAGCTTGTAGAAAATGATCGTGTTATTGGTGGCTTATCCACACGTTGCTCTGAGAGAAGTGTAGAGCTTTACAAGACCTTTGTGAAAGGTGAATGTGTTCAAACTAATGCTCGAACTGCCGAGATGGCTAAATTGACTGAAAATAGCTGTCGAGATGTACAAATTGCTTTTGCAAATGAGTTATCTATTATTTGCGAACAACTTGATATAGATGTCTGGGAGTTAATTGATCTTGCAAACCGTCACCCAAGAATTAATATCCTTCAACCAGGTCCTGGAGTTGGAGGACACTGTATTGCAGTAGATCCATGGTTTATTGTGTCGAAAACTCCAAATGAAGCTAAAATCATACATACCGCACGTCAAGTTAACGACTTCAAGCCACGTTGGGTCATTGACAAAGTAAAAGTAGCGATTGCAGATGTTCTATTAGAAAACCCAGAGAAACGAGCAGAAGACGTTACTATAGCTTGCTATGGTGTTGCATTTAAGCCCAATATTGACGATTTACGGGAGAGCCCTGCTTTGTCGATCTCAATGGAGCTCGACAGTATTCATTCAGGAACGGTCTTGGTTGTAGAGCCCAATGTTCATCGATTGAATCTAACCAGAGGTGGGATAGAATTAGTTGATTTTGAATATGCGTCTACACAAGCAGATATCCACTTGCTTTTAGTGGATCACAATGAATTTAAAGTTATGAGACCCGATAGAGGTCTTGTTCTAGATATGAAAGGCATTTGGAAGTAG
- the pseB gene encoding UDP-N-acetylglucosamine 4,6-dehydratase (inverting) — protein sequence MLNNKTVLITGGTGSFGKQFIKTILEQYSDVKKIIIFSRDELKQFELKQMYPAQDYPQLRFFIGDVRDRNRMVQACEGVDVIIHAAAIKQVDTAEYNPTECIRTNVDGAENVIHAALQCGVKDVVALSTDKACAPINLYGATKLASDKLFSAANNIKGSKDIRFSVVRYGNVMGSRGSVIPFFMSKREEGVLPITHEEMTRFNISLQDGVNMVMYALENHLGGEIFVPKIPSYKILDIAEAVAPGLETKVVGIRPGEKLHEEMITDTDSLNTIDLGEYYAILPSVSFTYTESEYLDHHKAEKVPFGFKYNSGTNTEWETIESLRELIKEHVDPNFTV from the coding sequence ATGCTAAACAATAAGACAGTATTAATTACCGGTGGCACCGGCTCATTCGGTAAACAGTTTATAAAGACTATTCTTGAACAATATTCAGATGTAAAGAAGATAATCATTTTTTCACGTGATGAGCTGAAACAGTTCGAGTTGAAGCAAATGTATCCTGCACAAGACTACCCTCAGTTGAGGTTTTTTATCGGTGATGTTCGTGACCGAAACCGTATGGTACAGGCTTGTGAGGGAGTCGATGTAATCATTCATGCCGCAGCAATCAAGCAGGTAGATACTGCAGAATATAACCCGACAGAATGTATCCGAACGAATGTCGACGGCGCTGAGAATGTTATTCATGCAGCTTTACAGTGTGGTGTTAAAGATGTTGTTGCATTGTCGACGGATAAAGCTTGTGCCCCAATTAACCTTTATGGCGCAACTAAGTTAGCTTCTGACAAACTTTTCTCTGCGGCTAACAATATCAAGGGTTCTAAAGATATTCGTTTTAGTGTTGTTCGTTACGGCAATGTAATGGGTTCTCGAGGCTCTGTAATTCCATTTTTCATGAGCAAGCGCGAGGAAGGTGTGCTACCAATTACCCACGAAGAGATGACTCGTTTTAACATTTCATTGCAAGATGGAGTTAATATGGTGATGTACGCTTTAGAGAACCACCTGGGGGGAGAAATCTTCGTACCTAAAATTCCATCCTATAAAATTTTAGATATCGCAGAAGCTGTTGCGCCAGGCTTAGAGACAAAAGTTGTGGGGATTCGTCCTGGTGAGAAACTCCATGAAGAAATGATTACGGACACGGACTCTTTGAATACGATCGATCTAGGTGAGTACTATGCCATTTTACCATCAGTATCATTTACCTATACTGAAAGTGAGTATCTAGACCATCATAAAGCAGAGAAAGTACCGTTCGGCTTTAAATACAACTCAGGTACAAACACTGAATGGGAAACTATAGAAAGCTTGCGTGAACTGATCAAAGAGCACGTTGATCCAAACTTTACAGTGTGA
- a CDS encoding aminotransferase class III-fold pyridoxal phosphate-dependent enzyme — MSSRYKKSEQLLDRALKVIPLGSQTFSKSITQFPLGVSPYFAKKGKGSRLWDVDGNEYIDFINGLLSVSIGYSDPDVTSSVKAQLDNGVTFSISNELEIEVAEKLIDLVPCAEMVRFGKNGTDCTSAAIRLARAYTKKEIVLVCGYHGWQDWYIGSTTRNLGVPKTTQSLTKTFIYNDIKSFDTLIEEYKGQIAAVIMEPMNVAYPNEGFLEHIRTVTENENIVMVFDETITGCRFSKGGAQELFGITPDLATFGKGIGNGFPLSAVMGKKKIMCLMEDIFYSGTFAGETSSLAAATVVLDKIKNENVCEHLVKVGSYLKSEVQALINSYGLEQHVDCIGHPSWSFLTFKDIGSITSFEMKTLYMQEMFKSGILSFGTHNLSFSHTIDDVDQLLCAYKDFFGLLSECIELGNVSNSLECQVLEPLFKVR, encoded by the coding sequence ATGTCAAGTAGATATAAAAAGTCAGAGCAATTATTAGATAGAGCATTAAAGGTAATACCTCTAGGATCTCAAACTTTTTCGAAAAGTATTACGCAATTCCCTTTAGGTGTGTCTCCGTATTTTGCCAAAAAAGGTAAAGGCTCAAGACTTTGGGATGTAGATGGCAATGAGTATATTGACTTTATTAATGGATTATTGAGTGTTTCCATTGGGTATTCTGATCCTGATGTAACTTCATCAGTAAAAGCACAGCTTGATAATGGCGTTACATTTTCAATATCTAACGAATTAGAGATAGAAGTAGCTGAAAAATTGATTGACTTAGTACCTTGTGCTGAAATGGTTCGATTTGGTAAAAACGGTACTGACTGTACTTCTGCTGCAATTCGCTTGGCAAGAGCATATACAAAAAAAGAGATTGTTTTAGTCTGTGGTTACCATGGGTGGCAAGATTGGTACATAGGTTCTACAACGAGAAACCTAGGTGTTCCAAAAACCACACAGTCGTTAACTAAGACTTTTATATATAATGACATAAAGTCTTTTGATACTTTGATTGAAGAATACAAAGGTCAAATTGCTGCAGTTATTATGGAACCAATGAATGTAGCCTACCCTAATGAAGGCTTTTTAGAGCATATTCGAACTGTTACAGAAAATGAGAATATTGTAATGGTTTTTGATGAAACAATTACTGGTTGTCGATTTTCAAAGGGTGGAGCACAAGAGTTATTTGGTATTACTCCAGATTTAGCTACTTTTGGTAAAGGTATTGGTAATGGTTTTCCTCTTTCTGCGGTGATGGGGAAGAAAAAGATAATGTGCTTAATGGAAGATATATTCTATTCTGGTACTTTTGCTGGTGAGACCTCATCACTTGCAGCGGCAACAGTAGTTCTTGATAAAATTAAGAATGAGAATGTTTGCGAACACTTAGTAAAAGTAGGTAGTTATCTAAAAAGCGAAGTGCAAGCTTTAATTAACTCATATGGTTTAGAACAGCATGTCGACTGTATTGGACATCCATCATGGTCTTTCCTTACATTTAAAGATATCGGCAGTATTACTTCATTTGAAATGAAAACTCTTTATATGCAAGAAATGTTCAAATCAGGAATTCTATCTTTTGGTACGCATAATTTAAGTTTTTCACATACGATTGATGATGTAGACCAATTACTTTGCGCATATAAAGATTTTTTTGGATTACTAAGTGAATGTATTGAACTTGGTAATGTGAGCAATAGCCTAGAGTGTCAAGTATTGGAACCATTATTTAAAGTGCGATGA
- a CDS encoding glycosyltransferase family protein: MSVIAILQARVSSSRLPSKVLRPIFDKPMLHYQVERVLQSKLIDKLIIATSENPEDTPLETLAQSLNVECFRGDLDDVLDRFYRAAAVHSPNHVVRLTGDCPLIDPNVIDKIIEHHLLSKADYTSNANPPTYPDGLDVEVMKFSILEQAFQKAVLPSDREHVTPYIRKQTDSYHLENVTHTEDLSNLRWTVDELDDFKFVEEIYSRLYNDNSQFSMNDILSTLKIEPELAKINCKYLRNEGYLKSLKNDLSC; encoded by the coding sequence ATGTCGGTTATTGCTATATTACAAGCTAGAGTATCTTCTTCAAGATTACCAAGTAAAGTACTGCGTCCAATCTTTGATAAACCAATGTTACATTACCAAGTCGAACGTGTCTTACAAAGTAAATTGATTGATAAACTCATTATTGCAACATCTGAAAATCCTGAAGACACGCCTCTTGAAACACTTGCACAGAGTCTTAATGTAGAATGCTTTCGTGGTGATTTAGATGATGTGTTAGATCGATTCTACCGTGCTGCCGCAGTTCATTCGCCAAACCATGTGGTTCGGTTAACGGGAGATTGTCCGTTAATAGATCCTAATGTTATTGATAAAATTATTGAACATCATTTGCTATCTAAAGCTGACTATACTTCGAATGCAAACCCTCCAACATACCCAGATGGTTTAGATGTAGAAGTTATGAAGTTCTCTATTTTAGAACAAGCCTTTCAAAAGGCTGTTCTTCCATCAGATAGAGAGCATGTCACACCTTATATTCGAAAGCAGACAGATAGCTATCATTTAGAGAATGTAACTCATACTGAGGACCTTTCTAATCTCAGATGGACGGTTGACGAACTAGATGATTTTAAGTTTGTCGAAGAAATTTATAGTCGGCTATATAATGATAACTCTCAGTTCTCAATGAATGATATTTTGTCTACATTGAAAATTGAGCCAGAATTGGCAAAAATTAACTGTAAATACCTTCGAAATGAAGGGTATCTTAAATCGTTAAAAAACGATCTTTCTTGTTGA
- a CDS encoding aldo/keto reductase, whose amino-acid sequence MKIALGTVQFGLNYGVTNSEGQVSLDEIGSMLELAKQGGVSVIDTAIAYGDSETTLGQFDLSPFSVVSKIPSRKDYSESIEKSVSESLKRLNIDSLYGVMLHDEGDVFSENNKLLNELRSLQEQGLIQRVGASFYSPEIAFKAIDEGIVDIIQVPGNQLDSRFCQYGVFDKAVSKNVEVHVRSLFLQGLLAINDHKRPISFQKHPDLIKYDKYAKESGLSNLELALLYLEQTEDIDIGVLGFVNAQQLKETLIAYKAIRKKKTELRPTLSSCDDILLNPSKW is encoded by the coding sequence ATGAAAATAGCGTTAGGTACAGTTCAGTTTGGCTTGAACTATGGTGTGACTAATTCAGAAGGGCAAGTTTCTTTAGACGAAATCGGATCAATGCTCGAACTTGCTAAGCAAGGTGGTGTTTCTGTTATTGATACAGCTATAGCTTATGGTGATAGTGAAACTACCTTAGGGCAATTTGACCTGTCTCCTTTTTCTGTGGTTTCAAAGATACCAAGTCGAAAAGATTACAGTGAAAGTATAGAGAAGTCAGTCTCAGAATCTCTGAAAAGACTAAATATCGACTCATTATATGGTGTCATGTTGCATGATGAAGGTGATGTTTTCAGTGAGAACAATAAGCTTTTGAACGAACTGAGAAGTTTACAAGAACAAGGTCTAATTCAGAGAGTTGGTGCTTCATTTTATTCTCCCGAGATAGCGTTTAAAGCTATTGATGAGGGCATTGTTGATATTATTCAAGTTCCAGGTAATCAATTAGACTCTCGGTTCTGCCAGTACGGTGTCTTCGATAAAGCAGTGAGTAAAAATGTTGAAGTGCACGTTCGCTCTTTGTTTTTACAAGGATTGTTAGCTATTAATGACCACAAACGACCTATTAGCTTTCAAAAGCATCCTGATTTAATTAAATATGATAAATATGCTAAAGAATCTGGATTGTCTAACTTGGAACTAGCTTTACTTTATTTAGAGCAAACAGAAGATATAGACATTGGTGTATTAGGCTTTGTGAATGCTCAGCAACTAAAAGAAACATTAATTGCTTACAAAGCCATTAGAAAGAAAAAAACGGAGTTGAGACCAACACTCTCATCTTGTGATGATATTTTGCTAAATCCATCGAAATGGTAA
- the pseC gene encoding UDP-4-amino-4,6-dideoxy-N-acetyl-beta-L-altrosamine transaminase, translating into MRLNVIPYGRQDINQQDIDSVLDVLKSDFLTQGPQVPAFENALIEHTGAEHALAVNSATSALHIACLALGLGHGDWLWTSPITFVASANCGLYCGAKVDFVDIDPNTYNMCPKRLEEKLITAKAEGKLPKVVVPVHLCGQPCDMESIAKLAKEYGFKVIEDASHAIGGQYHEQPIGNCEHSDITVFSFHPVKIVTTAEGGAALTNQKDLADKMALLRSHGITRDPEMMTEASHGGWYYQQIDLGFNYRMTELQAALGVTQMQRLGEFVAARHALSKRYTQMLSKLPIVLPYQLENTYSGLHLFVIRLELDKISKTHKQVFEALRERGVGVNLHYIPVHTQPYYRNIGFTIGDFPQAERYYQEAISLPMFHTMTKEQQDEVVRVLTEVLAS; encoded by the coding sequence GTGAGGCTCAACGTGATTCCTTACGGTAGACAAGATATCAATCAACAAGATATTGACAGTGTGTTGGATGTTTTAAAATCAGACTTTTTGACGCAGGGACCTCAAGTTCCTGCATTCGAGAATGCTTTGATTGAACATACTGGAGCAGAACATGCTTTGGCTGTGAATAGTGCCACTTCTGCATTGCACATAGCTTGCCTAGCTTTAGGCTTAGGTCATGGAGACTGGCTTTGGACATCTCCGATTACATTTGTGGCATCCGCAAATTGCGGTTTGTATTGTGGCGCAAAAGTGGACTTTGTCGACATTGACCCGAATACATACAACATGTGCCCAAAACGACTTGAAGAGAAGTTAATTACAGCAAAAGCTGAAGGTAAGTTACCGAAAGTCGTCGTGCCCGTTCACTTATGTGGACAGCCTTGTGACATGGAGTCAATTGCGAAACTAGCCAAAGAGTATGGCTTTAAGGTCATTGAAGATGCTTCCCATGCTATTGGTGGTCAATATCATGAACAGCCAATCGGTAACTGTGAGCATTCTGATATTACAGTGTTCAGTTTCCACCCCGTAAAGATCGTTACAACGGCTGAAGGTGGTGCTGCATTAACTAATCAGAAAGATCTGGCTGATAAAATGGCTTTGTTACGTAGCCATGGTATCACTCGAGACCCTGAAATGATGACGGAAGCATCTCATGGTGGTTGGTATTACCAACAGATTGATTTGGGGTTCAACTACCGCATGACAGAACTTCAAGCTGCATTGGGTGTAACTCAAATGCAACGACTTGGAGAATTTGTTGCAGCGCGCCATGCGTTGTCTAAACGTTATACTCAAATGTTATCAAAACTACCTATAGTACTTCCTTATCAGTTGGAAAATACTTACTCAGGTTTGCATTTGTTCGTTATTCGTCTTGAGTTGGATAAAATATCAAAAACGCACAAACAAGTATTTGAAGCACTTCGTGAGCGAGGAGTAGGGGTGAACCTCCATTATATTCCTGTACATACTCAACCTTATTACCGAAATATTGGTTTTACCATAGGCGACTTTCCTCAGGCAGAGCGTTATTACCAAGAAGCCATCTCACTCCCAATGTTCCATACAATGACCAAAGAGCAACAAGATGAAGTGGTAAGGGTTTTAACTGAAGTTTTAGCCTCATGA